CGAAGCGCTCGGGCGCGGGCTCGACGGTGTCGGCGAGCATCGTCGCCATCGTCGGCACGGCCTGGAGCACGGTGCACCGGTGCCGGGCGATCTGGGCCAGCACCGGCTCGGAGCGGAACCGGCGGACCGACACCCACAGCGCCCCGGTGACAAGCGCCAGCACGGCGCCGCTGCCGAGGCCGGCCGCGTGCGCCAGGGGCAGCGGCGAGGCGATCCGGTCGTCAGCGCCGAGCCGGGCGGCGTCGGCCGTCCAGCGGGCGTTGGCGACCAGGTTGCGGGCGCTGAGCGCCACCATCTTGGCCGGGCCGGTCGAGCCCGAGGTGAACTGGATGTTCAGGGTCGCGTCGGGGTGTCCGGCCGGGGCCGGCGCCGGGCCGGCCCAGCCGGGCAACCCGGACAGGTCGTCGCCGAACGTGTGCCAGCCGTCCGGGCGGGCGTCCGGCGGCAGGGCGGCGACCGCCCGCGCGGCGGTGGCCCCGCCGTCGCGGTCCCGCACCCGGTCGGCGACGAAGAGCCGGCGGGGGCGGCTGCGGGCCAGCGCCGCGGTGAGTTCCGCCGCGGTCAGGGCCGGATGCAGGGTCACCAGCGCGGCGCCCCGCCAGGCCGCGGCGGCCAGCAGGACCAGCCAGCCGAGGCCGTTCTCGGCCCACACCGCGACCCGGTCGCCGCGACCGACCCCGAGCGCGGCGAGCACCCCCGCGCCCCGACCGGCGAGGTCGGCGAACTCGCCGGCCGACACCGGTCGGTCCCAGTCGTCGAAGACGTACAACGGACGGTCCGGTGCCTGGGCGGCGCGGTCCAGGACGGTGGCGTCGAAGGCGGGCGGGATCACCGGATCACTCCTTGACGAGCAGCAGGTTTCCGTGGTCGTCGACGGTCGCGGTCCACCCGGCGCCGACCACGGTCGTGCTGCCGTTCTCGCGGACCACCGCCGGGCCGGGCACCGCGCAGCCGGGGGCCAGCTCGACGCGCCGCCGGACGGTGGCGTCGACCCAGCCGTCCGCGCCGTAGATCCGGGTGCGCCCCGGCTCCGACGACGCGCCCGCCGGGGGCGCGAAGCGTACGGCGGGTCGCGGGCCGAACGCGGTCAGCCGGCAGTTGACGATCTCGGCGGGGTGCCCGGACCGGGCGTACGCGTACCGCTCGGCGTAGGCGGCGTGGAACGCCTCCACCAGCTCCTCGGCGGTCGCCGGCACGTCGGGGACGGGCACGGCCAGGTCGAACGACTGGCCCCGGAACCGCATGCCGACCGACAGGCCGAACGTGACCTCGTCGGGTTCGACCCCGTCCTCGGCCTTGAGCTGGGCCCGCGCCGTGTCGCGCAGCTCGGCCACGGCGTCGCGGACGGCGGCCAGCCCGGTCTCGTCGGCCGGGACCAGCACCGTCCGCACGTAGTCGTGGCGGGCCTGGGCGGTGACGAAGCCGAGCGCGGAGAAGTTGCCCGGCACCGGCGGCACCAGCACCCGGCGGATGCCCAGCTCGTCGGCGAGCGCGGTGGCGTGCATCGGGCCCGCGCCGCCGAACGGCATCAGCAC
The genomic region above belongs to Micromonospora sp. WMMD1128 and contains:
- a CDS encoding class I adenylate-forming enzyme family protein translates to MIPPAFDATVLDRAAQAPDRPLYVFDDWDRPVSAGEFADLAGRGAGVLAALGVGRGDRVAVWAENGLGWLVLLAAAAWRGAALVTLHPALTAAELTAALARSRPRRLFVADRVRDRDGGATAARAVAALPPDARPDGWHTFGDDLSGLPGWAGPAPAPAGHPDATLNIQFTSGSTGPAKMVALSARNLVANARWTADAARLGADDRIASPLPLAHAAGLGSGAVLALVTGALWVSVRRFRSEPVLAQIARHRCTVLQAVPTMATMLADTVEPAPERFDLSSLRVGFLGGAACAPALLARTRRVFGLDRIAVIYGQTEAGPTISVDPGDGSCGPPGDTVGRIVPDLCAVVVAPGTRTELPAGQPGELLVRGESVTAGYLDDPVATRAALTDDGWLRTGDLGALDGDRVLTLTGRVKELIIRGGENVSPAEVEAALLDDPTVAQVCVLGVPSPRWGEEVGVLVVAAAGAEADPDRLAATAAARLARHKVPTLIRTVPGLPLLPSGKVDRRAALGLLTGEEER